A genomic window from Nicotiana sylvestris chromosome 11, ASM39365v2, whole genome shotgun sequence includes:
- the LOC104221330 gene encoding uncharacterized protein yields MGRLASVVEISDERHRSYRNGDGGRYSPQRRRYRSRSRSPIRNRNRSRSRSLSGSRSRSRSPAYSPYRGQQPNGRNNRRSYSPDRLYRRPSPTNEPPRRFGRAKQPYLDRDYRNGKIADSDSDDELKAKGLNFEEYRRLKRQKLRKQLKNCIWNCTPSPPRNENEPEYDEPDEIVEKSVDEKVKKDAESKKDLKFSKSESEASDSDSEASDSESSEDLESRKSKKRKKSRSRRRSRRSRRESESESEEESSNDSEEEERRRRRKKSRRKQSSRRRDKRGKKKKSKRKSYSDESESSESKSQSQESDSDDSDASKKQKRALKSKKKKDDEDSDIPEKSLELDGEAGINEKADELTIDEVDSELLEFKELIEARKKSNLDNEPQVGPMPLPRAEGHISYGGALRPGEGDAIAQYVQQGKRIPRRGEVGLSADEISKFEGLGYVMSGSRHQRMNAIRIRKENQVYSAEDKRALAMFNYEEKAKREQKVMADLQRLVQRHIGQDTGPSHDPFGGKSEEGADA; encoded by the coding sequence ATGGGTAGACTCGCCTCCGTCGTTGAAATCTCCGACGAAAGGCATCGCAGCTACCGGAACGGTGACGGCGGCCGTTACTCCCCTCAACGCCGCCGCTATCGAAGCCGTAGCCGTAGCCCTATCAGAAACCGAAATCGTAGCCGGAGCCGGAGTCTCAGCGGGAGCCGTAGCCGCAGTCGTAGTCCGGCATACAGTCCCTATAGAGGCCAGCAACCTAACGGCCGAAACAATCGGCGATCGTATTCTCCCGATCGTTTGTACCGTAGACCGAGTCCTACGAATGAGCCGCCTAGAAGATTCGGACGTGCTAAGCAACCCTACCTTGATAGAGATTATAGGAATGGAAAAATTGCAGATTCAGATTCGGATGATGAGCTTAAAGCTAAAGGCTTGAATTTTGAAGAGTACCGAAGGCTAAAGCGTCAGAAATTGAGGAAACAGTTGAAGAATTGTATTTGGAATTGCACACCTAGTCCACCTAGGAATGAAAATGAACCAGAGTACGATGAACCTGATGAAATCGTCGAAAAAAGTGTAGATGAGAAGGTCAAGAAAGATGCTGAATCCAAAAAAGATTTGAAATTTAGCAAATCTGAATCAGAGGCCTCAGATTCTGATTCAGAGGCTTCAGATTCCGAATCCTCCGAGGATTTGGAATCGAGGAAAtctaaaaagagaaagaaatcgAGGTCTAGACGTAGAAGTAGGAGATCGAGAAGGGAGAGTGAGAGTGAATCGGAGGAAGAGTCGAGCAATGattcagaagaagaagagaggagaaGACGAAGGAAGAAGTCGAGGAGAAAACAAAGTAGTAGAAGGAGAGATAAAAGGGGTAAgaagaaaaaaagcaaaagaaaaagctATTCGGATGAGAGTGAGAGTAGTGAGAGTAAGAGCCAAAGCCAAGAGAGTGATAGTGATGATTCTGATGCTAGTAAGAAGCAAAAGCGCGCTTTGAAGAGTAAGAAAAAGAAGGATGATGAGGATAGTGACATACCAGAAAAAAGCTTGGAATTGGATGGGGAAGCTGGAATTAATGAGAAGGCTGATGAACTAACGATAGATGAAGTTGATAGTGAGTTGCTTGAATTCAAAGAACTGATTGAGGCAAGAAAAAAGAGTAATTTGGATAATGAGCCGCAAGTTGGTCCGATGCCATTGCCAAGGGCTGAAGGGCATATAAGCTATGGTGGGGCACTTAGGCCTGGTGAAGGTGATGCTATTGCCCAATATGTTCAGCAAGGGAAGCGTATTCCGCGTAGAGGTGAAGTGGGTCTTTCAGCTGATGAGATTTCAAAATTCGAGGGTCTTGGATATGTGATGAGTGGTAGTAGGCATCAAAGGATGAATGCTATTCGTATTAGGAAGGAAAACCAAGTTTACAGCGCTGAAGACAAGCGAGCCTTGGCCATGTTTAACTATGAGGAGAAGGCTAAGCGTGAGCAGAAGGTTATGGCTGATTTGCAGCGCCTTGTGCAACGCCATATTGGTCAGGATACTGGTCCATCTCATGATCCGTTTGGAGGGAAGTCTGAAGAGGGGGCTGATGCTTGA